In a single window of the Paenibacillus sp. MMS20-IR301 genome:
- a CDS encoding histidine kinase produces the protein MRRNTLYRKYFKDNLFMRFTLIVSCVFIATIIAFSYLVLMLISDSAVQRQMDNQRNTMEGISKYVENKYQSVQDMIRDVYRDGSLASNTTFLLEHPFSEYVEHRLDRYFAADQPTSDAVQFFQNKIDDDPDIRSLMLYSANQQVMYYYKARRQFDMVSTNAAHSFVPDSMYLDEESLVSVPNIWVLQSIGMQRSPMFSVKIPINNKTSLLNIGQILVYFDSTAIRQAMSNYKEEFKGEILVLSAQNEVIFDSSGKGYGTKYRGLAGMNSGEEVTVDGMVVTSLTQSQAGYSVVSMISKKELAETYRSARNTIISIALVCILFAVLLPAMFISNFAKRTHRIIRFTRKVKNGDLNTRIIDSKEDELGQIAKSFNSMLDELNQYIDQVYKAEIKQKHTEIATLEARVNPHFLYNTLEVIRMRAISSGAKDVGEMIYSLSVLFKSYVRPKARYTFKDELEACRMYLELFRIRYKDRFAYTIECSKELEDLPIPKMSLQPVIENYILHGMRTGQADNKVSIRAYPDQQGIQVVIADNGLGIPAERLDELRLGLEDNGTMSGSESFGLRSIHERLRLMYGKPYGVGLISEAGAGTEVTITFPYPAKEDTEHV, from the coding sequence ATGCGGAGAAATACCCTGTACCGCAAGTACTTCAAAGATAATCTGTTTATGCGCTTTACCCTGATTGTATCCTGCGTCTTCATTGCGACCATTATCGCTTTCTCTTATCTTGTCCTCATGCTGATTTCGGATTCCGCCGTGCAGCGGCAGATGGACAACCAGCGCAATACGATGGAGGGCATCAGCAAGTATGTAGAGAACAAATACCAGTCTGTACAGGATATGATTCGCGATGTATACCGTGACGGGAGCCTGGCGAGCAATACCACATTTCTGCTGGAGCATCCGTTCAGCGAGTATGTAGAGCACCGGCTGGACCGCTATTTCGCGGCTGATCAGCCTACATCTGATGCTGTGCAGTTTTTTCAGAACAAAATTGACGACGATCCGGATATCCGCAGCCTGATGCTGTACAGTGCCAATCAGCAGGTGATGTACTATTACAAGGCCCGCCGGCAGTTTGATATGGTGTCCACCAATGCCGCCCATTCCTTTGTCCCGGATTCTATGTATCTGGATGAGGAGAGTCTGGTGTCTGTGCCGAACATCTGGGTTCTGCAGAGTATCGGAATGCAGCGCTCACCCATGTTCTCGGTGAAAATTCCGATCAACAATAAAACGTCGCTGCTGAATATCGGCCAAATCCTAGTCTACTTCGATTCCACCGCCATCCGGCAGGCCATGAGCAACTACAAAGAGGAATTTAAAGGTGAAATCCTTGTGCTTTCCGCGCAGAATGAAGTGATTTTTGATAGCTCGGGTAAGGGCTACGGTACCAAATACCGGGGCCTTGCAGGAATGAATTCGGGCGAGGAGGTTACGGTGGACGGTATGGTGGTGACCAGCCTGACCCAAAGCCAGGCCGGCTACTCCGTAGTCAGCATGATTTCCAAGAAAGAGCTGGCAGAGACCTACCGCAGTGCGCGGAACACAATCATTTCTATAGCCCTCGTCTGCATTCTGTTCGCTGTATTGCTGCCGGCGATGTTTATTTCTAATTTTGCCAAGAGAACACACCGCATTATCCGCTTTACCCGCAAGGTGAAGAACGGGGATCTCAATACCCGGATTATCGACAGTAAGGAAGACGAGCTGGGCCAGATTGCCAAAAGCTTCAATAGTATGCTCGATGAGCTTAACCAGTATATTGATCAGGTATATAAAGCTGAAATCAAACAGAAGCATACGGAGATCGCCACCCTTGAGGCCCGCGTGAATCCGCATTTTCTGTATAATACTTTGGAAGTCATACGGATGCGGGCTATTTCCAGCGGGGCGAAGGATGTCGGGGAGATGATCTACAGCCTGTCGGTGCTCTTCAAATCCTATGTCCGTCCCAAAGCAAGATATACGTTCAAGGATGAGCTGGAGGCGTGCCGCATGTATCTGGAGTTATTCCGCATCCGCTATAAGGACCGGTTCGCCTATACGATTGAATGCAGTAAAGAGCTGGAGGATTTGCCTATACCCAAAATGTCGCTTCAGCCGGTAATCGAAAACTATATTCTGCATGGCATGCGGACCGGACAGGCGGACAATAAGGTCAGCATCAGGGCGTATCCGGATCAGCAGGGTATCCAGGTTGTCATTGCCGATAACGGGCTGGGCATTCCCGCTGAGCGTCTGGATGAACTCCGGCTGGGGCTGGAGGATAACGGGACAATGTCCGGGTCAGAGTCGTTCGGGCTGCGGAGTATCCATGAGCGGTTAAGGCTGATGTACGGGAAACCGTATGGCGTAGGCCTGATTAGTGAAGCAGGGGCAGGAACCGAAGTGACTATTACTTTCCCATATCCCGCCAAGGAGGATACAGAGCATGTATAA
- a CDS encoding response regulator transcription factor has translation MYKVFIVDDEPFILSGLQDILDWELLGLTITGQAENGQEALEQLREAPADILITDISMPVMTGLELIRAAQEFNPEMKAVVLSGYDEFKYVKEGLSLGIENYLLKPINLEEFHSTLETIVEKLDVSRLDTEWSQYTNSVLKDNVLLRWLRGQIDAGELSERLGLLGLSVSKRYVQVALIQAEPATEAFRTNAAALVGTHPSFFMFWDSDNDLVLIHNFGDELAGAEGMASMLQEITSLSISGQRLRIAVGAVAEAEQDAPSSYEQAKQAQEFLEIHPERSMIYYEQLKDRKGNLEAALPEDWSEYSKLMMSKNYEALAEKLDAYTADASMEGLTPELLREISLEWILYFRMLIKDIRSEMERELIAEGLTAIRRVHSLPGLSAALKQTAGSIIGLLDREMKSPVVNQVLNYIEKSYSEDLSLKKLGFMFNIHPVYLGQLFHKATGESFAEYMNRYRIERAKELLRSTNQKVHEIARNVGYWEMGYFYKQFKKYVGVSPTEFKGLL, from the coding sequence ATGTATAAGGTATTTATTGTAGATGATGAGCCGTTCATTCTCAGCGGCCTGCAGGATATTCTGGACTGGGAGCTTCTGGGTCTTACGATTACAGGGCAGGCGGAGAACGGGCAGGAAGCCCTTGAGCAGCTGCGCGAGGCGCCTGCTGATATTCTGATTACCGATATTTCTATGCCTGTAATGACAGGGCTTGAGCTGATCCGTGCGGCACAGGAATTCAATCCGGAGATGAAGGCCGTTGTGCTGAGCGGGTACGATGAGTTCAAGTATGTAAAAGAGGGCCTGTCGCTCGGGATTGAGAATTATCTGCTCAAGCCGATCAACCTGGAGGAATTCCACAGCACGCTTGAGACCATTGTGGAGAAGCTGGATGTCTCAAGGCTTGATACGGAATGGTCCCAGTATACGAACTCCGTGCTTAAGGATAATGTGCTGCTGCGCTGGCTGCGGGGCCAGATCGATGCCGGGGAGCTGTCAGAACGGCTGGGCCTGCTCGGCTTATCGGTCAGCAAGCGTTATGTCCAGGTGGCGCTGATTCAGGCAGAACCGGCGACGGAAGCCTTCAGGACTAACGCGGCCGCACTGGTTGGCACCCATCCTTCGTTCTTCATGTTCTGGGATTCGGATAATGATCTGGTGCTCATACATAATTTCGGGGATGAGCTGGCCGGGGCGGAGGGGATGGCCTCTATGCTGCAGGAAATCACCAGCCTTAGCATATCCGGCCAGCGTCTGCGCATTGCAGTCGGTGCGGTTGCCGAGGCGGAGCAGGATGCTCCTTCCAGCTATGAGCAGGCGAAGCAGGCGCAGGAATTCCTGGAGATCCATCCGGAGCGCAGCATGATTTATTATGAGCAGCTGAAGGACCGCAAAGGAAATCTGGAAGCGGCCTTGCCGGAGGACTGGAGTGAATATTCCAAATTAATGATGTCCAAGAATTATGAGGCGCTGGCAGAGAAGCTGGATGCCTATACTGCTGATGCAAGCATGGAGGGCTTGACCCCCGAGCTGCTCCGGGAGATCTCCCTGGAGTGGATTCTGTACTTCCGGATGCTGATCAAGGATATCCGCAGCGAAATGGAGCGGGAGCTGATTGCCGAGGGGCTGACCGCTATCCGCAGGGTGCATTCCCTGCCCGGCCTGTCGGCTGCGCTGAAGCAGACAGCCGGCAGCATCATCGGGCTGCTGGACCGGGAGATGAAGAGTCCGGTGGTGAATCAGGTGCTGAATTATATTGAGAAATCCTACAGCGAGGACCTGTCGCTGAAGAAGCTGGGCTTCATGTTCAATATTCATCCAGTGTATCTCGGGCAGCTCTTCCACAAAGCAACCGGCGAATCCTTCGCGGAGTATATGAACCGTTACCGGATCGAGCGGGCCAAGGAGCTGCTGCGCTCGACCAACCAGAAGGTGCATGAGATCGCCAGGAATGTGGGCTACTGGGAGATGGGGTATTTCTACAAGCAGTTCAAGAAATATGTAGGCGTCTCACCGACTGAATTCAAGGGGCTGCTCTAG
- a CDS encoding ABC transporter permease subunit, with translation MKRKKSRWTKDDTELALLALPTTVWYILFSFLPMFGIIIAFKDFRIKGGFLSSIVNSSWAGGNGLKNFESLFNFGDIGIIIRNTLLYNIVFIILGIVIPVILALMIYQLHSRKATKVYQTALFMPYFLSYVVVAAVVFGFLSYDKGLLNSFVEQAGGERIQWYMQPSYWPYLLTFMNLWKSLGYGMVVYLASIVGMDGTYYEAAVIDGASKWNQMRYITLPLMKPVIIIMFILNVGRIFYSDFGLFYQVPQASNSLFDVTYTIDVYVYSMMKSGTTGMASAAAFVQSAVGCLTILAANAIVKKIDKDSAMI, from the coding sequence ATGAAGAGAAAAAAATCCCGCTGGACAAAGGATGATACAGAGCTTGCGTTACTTGCCTTGCCGACCACGGTATGGTACATCCTCTTCAGTTTCTTGCCTATGTTCGGCATCATTATTGCATTTAAGGACTTTAGGATCAAAGGCGGCTTTCTATCGAGTATTGTGAACAGCTCCTGGGCTGGAGGCAATGGCCTTAAAAACTTTGAATCCTTGTTCAATTTTGGAGATATCGGGATTATCATCCGCAACACGCTTCTGTATAATATCGTTTTTATCATTCTCGGTATTGTTATTCCGGTTATATTAGCGCTTATGATTTACCAGCTGCACAGCCGGAAGGCGACCAAGGTCTATCAGACGGCACTGTTTATGCCTTATTTCCTTTCCTATGTAGTAGTGGCCGCAGTGGTCTTTGGTTTCCTTAGTTATGACAAAGGACTGTTGAACAGTTTCGTAGAGCAGGCAGGCGGCGAGCGGATCCAGTGGTATATGCAGCCGAGTTACTGGCCGTATCTGCTGACCTTTATGAACCTGTGGAAATCCCTGGGTTACGGAATGGTGGTATATCTGGCCTCCATCGTAGGCATGGATGGCACTTACTATGAAGCCGCTGTGATCGACGGGGCAAGCAAATGGAATCAAATGAGATATATAACCTTGCCGCTTATGAAGCCCGTCATTATCATCATGTTCATTCTCAACGTAGGGCGAATCTTCTATTCGGACTTCGGACTGTTCTATCAGGTTCCGCAGGCGTCCAATTCATTATTTGATGTGACTTATACCATTGATGTCTATGTATATTCCATGATGAAATCCGGAACCACCGGTATGGCTTCAGCTGCTGCGTTCGTTCAGTCTGCAGTGGGGTGCCTCACGATTCTTGCGGCCAATGCTATTGTGAAGAAAATCGATAAAGACAGCGCAATGATTTGA
- a CDS encoding carbohydrate ABC transporter permease has translation MKDVANVQSGLDRHNRIKPFTNILFNLVFIILGIIAVFPVLFVVMISLTAESSIQEHGYQIIPAAFSLDGYRFLYQQSDMILRALGISLFVTGVGTVLGVMLTTSMGYVMSRPQFRLKKFVTWLVFIPMIFNGGLVSSYFVTANLLHLKDSIWALILPLAVSSFNVIICKTFFRSTIPDALVESAKIDGASQLRIFLRIVLPISLPVLATIGLFLSFSYWNDWFQSMLYIDNQNMYSLQALLNKIMGQADYLAKNASSLGVSIAEAAAKMPKESARMAITVLIVLPIACAYPFFQKYYTSGLTIGAVKE, from the coding sequence ATGAAAGACGTTGCAAATGTACAAAGCGGCTTGGATAGACACAACCGTATCAAGCCATTCACGAATATTCTGTTCAACCTGGTGTTTATCATTCTCGGAATCATAGCTGTATTCCCGGTGTTATTCGTTGTCATGATTTCTTTGACCGCTGAATCCTCTATTCAGGAGCATGGCTATCAGATCATTCCTGCAGCTTTCTCGCTGGATGGTTACAGATTTCTGTATCAGCAAAGCGATATGATTCTCAGGGCTTTAGGAATTTCACTTTTTGTAACAGGTGTAGGGACCGTGCTGGGCGTAATGCTCACGACAAGCATGGGGTATGTAATGTCCCGGCCGCAGTTCCGCCTGAAAAAGTTTGTAACCTGGCTGGTATTCATTCCAATGATCTTTAACGGGGGACTGGTCTCGTCTTACTTTGTCACGGCGAACCTGCTGCATCTGAAGGATTCGATCTGGGCGCTCATCCTGCCGCTGGCAGTGAGTTCATTCAATGTAATTATCTGTAAAACATTCTTCCGCTCAACCATTCCGGATGCCTTAGTGGAATCGGCCAAAATCGACGGAGCCTCACAGCTGCGTATCTTCTTACGCATTGTGCTGCCGATATCGCTTCCGGTTCTGGCTACGATCGGATTGTTCCTGAGCTTCTCCTATTGGAACGACTGGTTCCAATCCATGCTCTATATTGATAACCAGAATATGTATTCCCTTCAAGCCCTGCTCAACAAAATCATGGGCCAAGCCGATTATTTAGCCAAAAATGCTTCTTCACTGGGCGTCAGTATCGCAGAGGCGGCAGCCAAAATGCCAAAAGAGTCCGCCCGTATGGCGATTACAGTGTTGATCGTTCTACCTATAGCCTGTGCCTATCCGTTCTTCCAGAAGTATTACACCTCAGGCTTAACTATTGGAGCTGTAAAGGAATAA
- a CDS encoding ABC transporter substrate-binding protein gives MNKKFKISTLACCLAVTTTLIAGCNSGGNNASPSPTAAGTESTQPAATAGDSGTKQASPEDAPTIVWWQIGTQPTNLAEGVAKINEYTAEKIGVKVDIKVAGWGDYDTKMNTIINTGEDFDIMFVNNTNYNRFINLGALADITDSVQKDTPSLYSFIPETVWNGTKMNGKIYSVPTYKDSSMTQYFVWDDSIVQKYNIDYANIKTLQDLDKPFRDIKAGEGKSYYPLQLSKGDGFAGLLNDYDDMTLGLKALGVKVDDTSRKVVSVFEQPEIMEKLKLVHSWYKDGIINPDAPTLSEPPKNLPFFSAQGFPGAEAGWQVNNGVDKYVMTQIFGPLYTTSTIQGSLNAISQNSKYKVEALKFLELVNTDAQLRNMLAYGIEGQDWKTVGDNVIERLNDTWSLPGYSQGTFFNMAAVSPNSGDQWDAVKKLNEEADASALLGFALDINDLATEVANSKAVMDKYQYELLTGASDPEVVVPKLVKELKAAGMDKIMEEAQKQITEYFK, from the coding sequence ATGAACAAGAAATTCAAGATTTCTACATTAGCATGTTGTCTTGCAGTGACCACGACACTGATTGCCGGCTGTAACTCGGGAGGGAATAATGCCTCGCCTTCACCGACTGCTGCAGGAACAGAATCCACACAGCCAGCCGCAACTGCAGGTGATTCGGGAACTAAGCAAGCATCGCCTGAAGATGCGCCTACCATCGTATGGTGGCAGATTGGTACACAGCCTACGAATCTTGCAGAAGGCGTAGCCAAGATCAATGAATACACGGCAGAGAAGATTGGCGTGAAGGTTGATATTAAAGTGGCCGGCTGGGGTGATTATGACACGAAAATGAACACGATCATCAATACAGGCGAAGATTTTGATATTATGTTTGTAAACAATACTAACTATAACCGCTTCATCAACCTGGGCGCACTCGCTGACATCACCGATTCCGTCCAGAAGGATACTCCTTCCCTGTATAGTTTCATTCCTGAAACGGTATGGAACGGTACGAAGATGAACGGCAAAATTTATTCAGTTCCTACCTATAAGGATTCTTCAATGACGCAATATTTCGTCTGGGATGACAGTATTGTGCAGAAATACAATATTGATTATGCTAATATCAAAACACTGCAGGACCTCGACAAACCGTTCCGCGACATTAAAGCCGGTGAAGGAAAATCTTATTATCCGCTGCAGCTGTCCAAAGGCGACGGCTTCGCCGGTCTGCTGAATGATTATGATGACATGACACTCGGTTTGAAAGCGCTTGGTGTTAAGGTTGATGATACCTCCCGCAAAGTAGTTTCCGTATTCGAGCAGCCGGAAATTATGGAGAAGCTGAAGCTTGTCCACAGCTGGTATAAAGATGGTATTATCAATCCGGATGCCCCTACCTTGAGCGAGCCGCCTAAAAATCTTCCGTTCTTCAGCGCACAGGGCTTCCCGGGTGCCGAAGCAGGCTGGCAGGTTAACAACGGTGTTGATAAGTATGTGATGACCCAAATCTTTGGTCCGCTGTATACAACCAGCACGATTCAGGGATCACTTAACGCCATTTCCCAAAACTCGAAATACAAAGTGGAAGCTCTGAAATTCCTGGAGCTTGTGAACACGGATGCGCAGCTCAGAAATATGCTTGCATACGGAATTGAAGGACAAGACTGGAAAACGGTTGGAGACAACGTAATCGAGCGGCTGAATGATACCTGGAGCTTGCCGGGATATTCACAGGGAACCTTCTTCAATATGGCAGCGGTTTCACCTAACAGCGGCGACCAGTGGGATGCGGTGAAGAAGTTGAACGAAGAAGCGGATGCTTCTGCCCTCCTCGGATTTGCTCTGGATATTAACGATCTGGCTACAGAAGTAGCAAACAGCAAAGCAGTAATGGATAAATATCAATATGAGCTGTTAACAGGTGCTTCTGATCCTGAAGTGGTCGTTCCTAAGCTAGTCAAGGAATTGAAGGCTGCCGGGATGGATAAGATCATGGAAGAAGCCCAGAAACAGATTACAGAATATTTCAAATAA
- a CDS encoding ABC transporter substrate-binding protein: protein MSMKKKRVSLLLTALVTLSMALSACTGNDNTANTNSSDDPVELIWYTIGTPQKDLNRVLEEINKYTLDKIGATLDVKLIDFGDYTQKMQVMVASGEPMDILFTSSWAFDYVQNSRKGAFLQLDDLLKNQGKGIVDAINPAFMEGSKVDGHNYAIPANKELPAQEVFRFNKELLDKYNLDLSSVKTMADLEPLLKTIKENEPEVTPYAMVKDFMPVMPFDYVIEKMPMAVYMDTSDYKVVNIFETPEMKEALQTVRKFYLAGYISPEVATSTSVDDLYKAGKWFTDRAATQPLADNLWSVSYGYPVISTPASQPYIYNWSVMGSMQAISANSEHPEQAMEFLNLLNTDPVLRNMMDSGIEGVHYEKISSNMIRNLPEAKNYDMATFSLGNIMINYLNEGDPENKWEQFKQFNDSGIPAPLLGFNFDTSKITNEIAAVQNVKEEFWAPLMTGSVDPDQYLDKANEKFKAAGLDTIIAEAQTQLDAWKAANDK, encoded by the coding sequence ATGAGCATGAAAAAGAAACGCGTCTCCTTGTTATTAACCGCGCTTGTGACCTTGTCAATGGCACTCAGCGCATGCACGGGGAATGACAATACTGCTAATACCAACTCTTCAGATGATCCGGTAGAGCTGATCTGGTACACCATCGGTACACCCCAAAAGGATCTGAACAGGGTGCTCGAGGAAATTAATAAATATACGCTGGATAAAATCGGTGCCACCCTTGATGTGAAATTGATTGATTTCGGCGATTATACGCAAAAAATGCAGGTCATGGTCGCTTCCGGTGAGCCGATGGACATTCTGTTTACCAGTTCCTGGGCATTCGATTATGTACAGAACTCCCGCAAAGGCGCGTTCCTGCAGCTGGATGATCTGCTGAAGAACCAGGGCAAGGGGATCGTCGATGCCATTAATCCGGCTTTCATGGAAGGCTCCAAGGTTGACGGCCACAACTACGCCATTCCGGCGAATAAAGAGCTTCCGGCCCAGGAGGTCTTCCGTTTCAATAAGGAGCTGCTGGACAAGTACAATCTGGATCTTAGCTCTGTGAAAACGATGGCTGACCTTGAGCCGCTGCTCAAAACCATTAAGGAAAATGAGCCTGAAGTGACACCATACGCCATGGTGAAAGACTTCATGCCGGTTATGCCGTTTGACTATGTAATTGAGAAGATGCCAATGGCGGTTTATATGGACACTTCAGACTATAAAGTTGTGAATATCTTTGAAACGCCGGAAATGAAGGAAGCCCTTCAGACCGTCCGTAAGTTCTATCTGGCAGGCTACATCTCCCCTGAAGTAGCTACTTCCACATCAGTGGATGATCTGTACAAAGCCGGTAAATGGTTCACTGACCGTGCGGCAACCCAGCCGCTGGCCGACAATCTGTGGAGCGTAAGCTATGGTTATCCGGTTATCTCCACACCAGCCAGTCAGCCTTATATATATAACTGGTCTGTGATGGGCTCCATGCAGGCGATCTCTGCCAACTCCGAGCATCCGGAGCAGGCGATGGAGTTCCTGAATCTGCTGAATACAGATCCCGTGCTGCGCAACATGATGGATTCGGGTATCGAAGGTGTGCATTACGAGAAGATCAGCAGCAACATGATCCGGAACCTCCCGGAGGCCAAGAACTATGACATGGCTACCTTTTCCCTGGGTAATATCATGATTAACTATCTGAATGAAGGCGACCCGGAGAACAAATGGGAACAGTTCAAGCAATTCAATGATTCCGGTATCCCTGCGCCGCTGCTTGGCTTCAACTTCGATACATCCAAAATTACGAATGAAATTGCTGCCGTTCAGAACGTCAAGGAAGAATTCTGGGCACCGCTGATGACAGGATCTGTAGATCCGGATCAATATCTGGACAAAGCTAATGAGAAATTCAAAGCAGCCGGTCTGGATACTATCATTGCCGAAGCACAAACACAGCTTGACGCCTGGAAAGCAGCTAACGATAAGTAA
- a CDS encoding ABC transporter permease subunit codes for MVLPGTLWFLFFSYLPMVGTVIAFKEYRFSRDGFWASMMNSRWAGWDNFKFLFSTNDALLITRNTLLYNMAFIILGLLFSVLLAVVLSELAGKKLAKLYQTGMFLPYFLSWVVVGYFTFSLLSSERGLLNGLLGTEISWYSEAQYWPFIIVLVYLWKAAGYSSVVYLAAIMGIDKSLYEAAMIDGAGKLQQIRNITLPMLKPVIVIMTLLAVGRIFYADFGLFYQVPRNSGTLYSVTSVIDTYVYRGLKATGEIGMSTAAGLYQSVVGFVLVITANYMVRKFDKDSALF; via the coding sequence ATGGTTCTCCCGGGCACCCTTTGGTTTTTATTTTTCTCTTATCTGCCTATGGTGGGGACAGTGATTGCCTTCAAGGAATACCGGTTCAGCCGGGACGGCTTCTGGGCCAGTATGATGAATAGCCGCTGGGCCGGCTGGGATAACTTCAAATTTCTGTTCAGCACGAATGATGCCCTCCTGATCACACGCAATACGCTTCTATATAATATGGCCTTCATTATTCTCGGCCTGCTGTTCTCCGTGCTGCTGGCGGTTGTGCTGTCAGAGCTTGCGGGCAAGAAGCTGGCCAAGCTGTACCAGACGGGAATGTTCCTGCCCTATTTCCTGTCATGGGTCGTTGTCGGATATTTCACCTTCAGCTTGCTCAGCTCGGAGCGGGGGCTGCTGAATGGACTGCTGGGTACAGAGATTTCCTGGTATTCGGAAGCGCAGTACTGGCCGTTCATTATTGTGCTTGTCTATTTGTGGAAGGCTGCCGGGTATAGCAGCGTAGTCTATCTGGCGGCCATCATGGGCATCGACAAGTCCCTGTACGAAGCGGCGATGATCGACGGGGCCGGCAAGCTCCAGCAGATCCGCAATATTACGCTGCCGATGCTGAAGCCGGTCATTGTTATTATGACCTTACTTGCGGTCGGGAGGATTTTTTATGCAGACTTCGGGCTGTTCTATCAGGTGCCGAGGAATTCGGGGACGCTCTACAGCGTGACGAGCGTCATTGATACGTATGTGTACCGCGGGCTTAAGGCGACCGGTGAGATTGGAATGAGCACGGCAGCCGGCTTGTATCAGTCCGTGGTGGGCTTCGTACTGGTCATCACCGCGAACTATATGGTGCGTAAATTCGATAAGGATAGTGCATTATTCTAG
- a CDS encoding carbohydrate ABC transporter permease, producing the protein MSGRPVKPRDFHQLPLWWNIIFNCIAGGFALLCILPFLFVVLISFTDEGVLARDGYQFIPAKWSTLAYQYIFDSGDTLLRAYGVSLTVTLTGTLVSLLLISLYAYAISRKSFKYRHFFTFFAFFTMLFNGGLVPTYMIVTQLLGLKDSIWALVLPLAVNAFYIMILRTFYITSVPDALMESAKIDGAGEFRIFLSIVLPLSLPGLATIGLFSTLGYWNDWFNALLYIDNPDLVPLQSLLMRIETSMQFILQNSQNSSLSLEALRSMPQDTSRMAMVVLATGPAIFAYPFFQRYFIQGLTVGAVKE; encoded by the coding sequence ATGTCTGGTAGGCCCGTGAAACCGCGCGACTTCCATCAGCTGCCGCTCTGGTGGAATATCATCTTCAACTGTATTGCCGGAGGCTTTGCCCTGCTGTGCATTCTCCCGTTTCTGTTTGTGGTGCTCATCTCCTTCACGGACGAAGGGGTGCTGGCACGGGACGGCTATCAATTCATTCCGGCCAAGTGGAGTACGCTGGCGTATCAATATATTTTTGACTCGGGAGACACGCTGCTCCGCGCTTACGGGGTGAGCCTTACCGTAACCCTGACCGGTACGCTGGTCAGCCTGCTGCTTATTTCACTCTATGCTTATGCCATTTCACGTAAAAGCTTTAAGTACCGTCATTTTTTCACGTTCTTTGCCTTCTTCACCATGCTGTTCAACGGCGGGCTGGTTCCCACCTATATGATCGTGACTCAGCTGCTTGGCCTGAAGGACAGCATCTGGGCACTGGTGCTGCCGCTGGCGGTTAACGCCTTTTACATTATGATTCTGCGTACCTTCTATATAACCAGCGTACCGGATGCCCTGATGGAGTCGGCCAAAATCGACGGAGCCGGGGAATTCCGCATCTTCCTGAGCATCGTTCTGCCGCTGTCGCTGCCCGGTCTGGCTACCATTGGGCTGTTCAGCACGCTCGGATACTGGAACGACTGGTTTAATGCCCTGCTCTATATAGATAATCCGGATCTGGTGCCGCTGCAGTCGCTGCTGATGCGGATTGAGACCAGTATGCAGTTCATTCTGCAGAATTCACAGAACAGCTCACTTAGTCTGGAAGCGCTGCGCTCCATGCCTCAGGATACCTCGCGGATGGCAATGGTTGTGCTGGCTACAGGGCCGGCGATCTTCGCCTACCCGTTCTTCCAGCGTTACTTCATCCAGGGGCTTACCGTGGGAGCCGTCAAAGAATAG